One Nicotiana sylvestris chromosome 12, ASM39365v2, whole genome shotgun sequence genomic window carries:
- the LOC104237899 gene encoding disease resistance protein At4g27190-like isoform X2, whose amino-acid sequence MEIIFNAVGGFVVEAGKKVCKCIYPKIENTVRFTSNVESVREEMENLTKFRDDIKGKVEGAEGEGYKPKPEVLQWVEDVQKLETDWESMKEDIAAAKRVAYKCCPNCSLRSQVSTQARIMRDQLSEHKKMGENFGSSLVVENYQVKKVEYIPGPSIEGQSTATRNLNEILQLLEDDKVCIIGVWGMGGAAKRLW is encoded by the exons ATGGAAATAATTTTTAATGCAGTAGGTGGTTTTGTTGTTGAGGCGGGGAAGAAGGTGTGTAAATGCATCTATCCTAAGATTGAAAATACTGTCCGTTTCACATCAAATGTTGAAAGTGTAAGAGAGGAAATGGAGAATTTAACAAAGTTTAGAGATGATATCAAAGGGAAGGTGGAAGGAGCTGAGGGAGAAGGCTATAAACCAAAACCAGAGGTTCTCCAGTGGGTCGAAGATGTTCAAAAGCTGGAGACTGACTGGGAATCTATGAAAGAAGACATTGCAGCGGCTAAGAGGGTTGCATATAAATGTTGTCCAAATTGCAGTCTTCGCTCGCAAGTTTCCACTCAAGCACGAATCATGCGAGATCAACTTTCCGAGCATAAAAAAATGGGAGAAAATTTTGGATCCAGTTTGGTGGTAGAAAATTACCAGGTGAAAAAAGTGGAGTACATCCCAGGACCATCAATAGAAGGCCAGTCAACAGCAACAAGAAATCTCAACGAAATCCTACAACTATTAGAAGATGATAAG GTATGCATCATTGGTGTATGGGGAATGGGAGGAGCGGCAAAACGACTTTGGTGA
- the LOC104237899 gene encoding disease resistance protein At4g27190-like isoform X1 — translation MCEPHNTNVKDNVYKVIKWSFDSLESQDIELSSEQRSKHVNKRGGDIQSCFLYCSLYPAAILPNDVIHCWWAEGFLGERNTYEEAYNRGITMIEILKDACLLQGHEWDSVKMHDVVRDVAIWIDNSLGKHNSLIQAGLGLSEISHIKMSASVKRMSFVSNKIERLPDSFMECPETTTLLLQDNRGLAEIPDTFFLAFPALRVLNLSGTDIRALPSSINSLYQLRALILIDCRGLTELPPIGNLCNLQLLDCDDIRLHRLPQGMDKLTDLSCLTAIHLKSIDQGILLKLASIEMIDVLGCRLLSTCFDELSSLQKLTSLYIRLDRSSVSNRDHTWMSRLKSFHIVVGEDFTWMPVEFYSSPRTITISNCEIFSKGELSGMLQFASNLYLVNCMGLRKLIAYNSFSGIKQFIVHYCDCDFKPAEEGSGRFDPLPNLEYLCLAGINNLESVSDISHLLGLRFSKLCRLDISDCHRLRCLFNVGGAFSVPNHMEHIKIHYCTELVELFVQCGSSQTTLVNSEIPRVRKFLLSSCPKLRTLGEPENMWEHLDELSLTNCNQIKKLPLSIQTSKNVKGIRGESKWWNQLEWDSDNFKSNLEHCFQPVQY, via the coding sequence ATGTGTGAACCTCACAACACAAATGTAAAAGATAATGTTTACAAGGTCATTAAGTGGAGTTTTGATTCTTTAGAATCTCAGGATATTGAATTATCCTCAGAGCAAAGAAGCAAACATGTGAACAAAAGGGGAGGTGACATTCAAAGTTGTTTCTTGTATTGCTCCTTATATCCAGCGGCTATTTTACCAAATGATGTCATACATTGTTGGTGGGCGGAGGGGTTCCTTGGAGAACGTAACACATATGAAGAAGCCTACAACAGGGGAATTACAATGATTGAGATTCTAAAAGATGCCTGCTTACTACAAGGCCATGAGTGGGATTCTGTAAAGATGCATGACGTGGTTCGCGATGTTGCTATATGGATAGATAATTCCTTGGGGAAGCACAACTCTCTTATTCAAGCTGGACTTGGATTGTCTGAGATATCACATATTAAAATGTCAGCTTCTGTCAAGAGAATGTCTTTTGTAAGCAACAAAATTGAACGTTTACCTGATTCCTTCATGGAATGCCCAGAGACAACAACTTTACTTTTGCAAGACAATCGTGGCCTTGCGGAAATTCCCGATACGTTCTTTTTGGCATTTCCAGCCCTAAGAGTTTTGAATCTGAGTGGAACTGATATTAGAGCACTGCCTTCTTCCATCAATAGTTTATATCAACTACGTGCTCTAATACTAATAGATTGCCGCGGGTTGACAGAGTTACCACCTATTGGTAATCTTTGCAATTTGCAATTGCTTGATTGTGATGATATAAGGTTACATCGTCTGCCGCAAGGAATGGACAAGTTGACAGATCTGAGTTGTTTAACTGCAATTCATTTGAAGAGCATCGACCAAGGAATTCTTCTCAAGTTGGCAAGCATTGAAATGATAGATGTGCTGGGTTGCCGTCTTTTATCAACTTGTTTTGATGAGCTCTCCTCTCTACAGAAGCTGACCTCTCTTTACATCAGATTGGATAGGTCATCAGTTTCTAATAGAGACCACACCTGGATGTCTAGATTGAAAAGTTTTCACATTGTAGTTGGGGAAGATTTCACTTGGATGCCTGTAGAATTCTACAGTTCACCAAGGACTATAACTATCTCCAATTGTGAAATTTTCAGTAAGGGAGAGCTCTCAGGCATGTTGCAGTTTGCTTCAAATTTGTACTTGGTTAACTGCATGGGTCTCAGGAAGTTGATTGCATACAACAGTTTTAGTGGAATAAAACAATTTATAGTACATTACTGTGATTGTGATTTCAAACCAGCCGAAGAAGGAAGCGGACGGTTTGACCCTCTGCCAAATCTGGAATATCTCTGCCTCGCCGGGATAAATAATTTAGAGAGTGTATCTGATATCAGTCATCTTCtgggtctaagattttctaaattatGCAGACTAGATATTTCGGATTGTCATAGATTGAGATGTCTGTTTAACGTTGGTGGAGCTTTTTCTGTACCAAATCACATGGAACATATTAAAATTCACTATTGTACTGAGCTGGTAGAGTTGTTTGTGCAATGCGGCTCAAGTCAGACGACACTTGTCAACTCAGAAATTCCAAGAGTTCGGAAGTTTCTGTTGAGTAGCTGTCCAAAATTAAGAACTCTAGGCGAGCCAGAGAATATGTGGGAACACCTGGATGAGCTTAGCCTGACAAATTGCAACCAAATAAAGAAACTGCCTCTGTCTATTCAAACTTCCAAGAACGTCAAAGGAATAAGAGGAGAATCAAAATGGTGGAACCAATTGGAATGGGATTCCGACAACTTCAAGTCAAATTTAGAGCATTGTTTCCAACCAGTTCAATACTGA
- the LOC138882638 gene encoding uncharacterized protein, with amino-acid sequence MAGVKVLLKVSPMKGVMRFGKKGILSPRFIGPFAVLRRIGKVAYELALPPSLSSVHPVLHVFMLRKYIGDPFHVLDFSAVQLDVDLTYDMEPVAILGRQVRKLRSKYIASVKAQWRGRSVEEAT; translated from the coding sequence atggctggtgtgaaggttctattgaaggtttcacccatgaagggtgttatgaggtttggaaagaaaggtatATTGAGTcctaggttcattgggccttttgcggtgcttcggaggattggaaaggtggcttacgagcttgctttaccacccagcttgtcgagtgtgcatccggtgttACATGTTtttatgcttcggaagtatattggtgatccgtttcatgttctagatttcagcgCGGTTCAGTTAGATgttgatttgacttatgatatggagccagtagctattttgggtcgtcaggttcgaaagttgagatcaaagtatatagcttcagtgaaagcgcagtggagaggtcggtccGTGGAGGAGGCAACCtga